The Coffea arabica cultivar ET-39 chromosome 3c, Coffea Arabica ET-39 HiFi, whole genome shotgun sequence genome contains a region encoding:
- the LOC140038159 gene encoding polygalacturonase-like — protein sequence MAYPRKLFSLALPFLFFFSSSASTITYNVQKFGAKPDGKTDSTKAFLSAWAAACASVKSATIYVPRGRYLLGAASFWGNTCKNNAIKISIDGTLVAPSNYRTIGYAGNWLKFERVNGVTISGGTLDGQGISLWNCKASKSNCPGGATTLAFYNSNNIVISRLTSLNSQMFHVMLYGCQNAKLQGMKISASATSPNTDGIHISGSSGVTILGSNIATGDDCISIGPGTSNLWIENVSCGPGHGISIGSLGWDMQEPGVQNVTVKTVTFRDTQNGLRIKTWARPSNGFVKRILFQNAVMLNVRSPIIIDQSYCPSKNNCPNQGSGVKISDVTYQQIHGTSSSQVAIAIDCSKDSPCSGIRLQDVNLRYMNQPAQASCSNVAGTSSGFVQPKGCL from the exons ATGGCCTATCCAAGAAAACTCTTTTCACTCGCATTGCCCTTTTTGTTCTTCTTCTCATCATCAGCCTCCACGATCACATATAATGTGCAAAAGTTTGGAGCCAAACCTGATGGAAAGACTGATTCGACTAAGGCCTTTCTCAGTGCATGGGCAGCAGCTTGTGCTTCAGTAAAGTCTGCAACAATTTATGTACCGCGGGGAAGATACTTGCTCGGGGCTGCATCATTCTGGGGAAATACATGCAAGAATAATGCGATTAAAATAAGTATAGATGGTACTCTTGTAGCTCCCTCGAATTATCGTACTATTGGCTATGCTGGCAACTGGCTCAAGTTTGAAAGAGTCAATGGAGTGACAATTTCTGGCGGAACTTTAGATGGACAAGGCATTAGTCTTTGGAACTGCAAAGCCTCCAAGAGTAACTGTCCTGGTGGTGCAACG ACATTGGCATTCTACAATTCAAATAACATTGTCATCAGCAGATTAACGTCACTGAACAGCCAAATGTTCCATGTTATGCTTTACGGCTGTCAAAATGCTAAGCTACAAGGAATGAAGATCTCAGCCTCAGCCACTAGTCCAAATACTGATGGCATTCATATATCAGGGTCCTCAGGTGTTACCATATTGGGCTCTAACATAGCTACAGGCGACGATTGCATTTCAATTGGCCCCGGCACCTCCAATTTGTGGATTGAGAATGTTTCTTGTGGCCCTGGCCATGGAATAag CATTGGGAGTCTAGGATGGGATATGCAAGAACCTGGAGTACAAAATGTGACTGTTAAAACTGTTACTTTCAGAGATACACAAAATGGTTTGAGGATAAAGACTTGGGCAAGGCCTAGCAATGGATTTGTTAAGAGGATCCTTTTCCAAAATGCAGTAATGCTGAATGTGAGATCCCCTATTATCATCGACCAAAGTTATTGTCCAAGCAAAAATAATTGTCCAAATCAG GGTTCTGGTGTAAAGATTAGTGATGTGACTTATCAGCAAATTCATGGAACATCATCATCACAAGTAGCTATAGCGATTGATTGCAGCAAGGACTCCCCCTGCAGTGGCATAAGATTGCAAGATGTCAACCTCAGATACATGAATCAACCAGCTCAGGCATCATGCTCCAATGTTGCTGGAACTTCTTCAGGCTTTGTTCAACCAAAAGGCTGTTTATGA
- the LOC113733715 gene encoding polygalacturonase-like gives MNSKMRFLAVPFLFIFFLLPLAESVTYNVQSYGAKSDGRSDSTNSFLSAWAAACASVAPATIYVPPGRFLVGGASFWGQNCKNNAITIRIDGTLVAPSDYNVLGHTGNWLKFERVNGLSIYGGTLDGQGTGLWACKNSGKHCPQGATSLGFYNSNKVLVSGLSSLNSQFFHIILDGCQNTRLEGVKISAPENSPNTDGIHVQSSSGITITNSHIGTGDDCISLGPGCSNMWVENINCGPGHGISIGSLGSSAQEPGVKNVTVKTVTFSGTENGLRIKTWAKPSTGFVAGVLFQHAVMINVQNPIIIDQNYCPSGKCRGQASGVRISDVTYQDVHGTSATEVAVNFDCSKKYPCSRITLEDVKLSYKDQPAMASCINAGGSSSGLVEPKACL, from the exons ATGAACAGCAAAATGAGATTTCTTGCTGtcccatttctcttcattttcttcctcttgccaTTAGCTGAGAGTGTAACGTACAATGTGCAGAGTTACGGGGCGAAATCTGATGGGAGAAGTGATTCCACGAATTCTTTTCTGAGTGCATGGGCTGCAGCTTGTGCCTCAGTTGCGCCTGCAACAATCTATGTTCCACCGGGAAGATTTTTGGTTGGTGGAGCCTCATTTTGGGGCCAGAATTGCAAGAACAATGCTATAACCATTCGCATCGATGGAACCCTTGTTGCTCCATCTGATTATAATGTTCTTGGACATACTGGTAACTGGCTCAAGTTTGAAAGAGTTAATGGACTTTCGATTTACGGTGGAACCCTTGATGGCCAAGGGACTGGTCTCTGGGCTTGCAAAAACTCCGGCAAGCATTGTCCTCAGGGAGCAACG TCATTGGGATTCTACAATTCAAACAAAGTCTTGGTCAGTGGACTAAGTTCATTAAACAGTCAATTTTTCCATATCATCCTCGATGGCTGCCAAAACACTAGGCTAGAAGGAGTAAAGATTTCAGCTCCAGAAAACAGCCCAAACACTGATGGAATTCATGTCCAATCATCTTCTGGCATTACAATTACTAACTCTCACATTGGCACTGGTGatgattgcatatcattagGCCCCGGATGCTCCAACATGTGGGTTGAGAATATCAACTGTGGTCCTGGCCATGGAATAAG TATTGGTAGCCTGGGAAGCAGTGCGCAAGAACCAGGAGTTAAAAATGTGACAGTTAAAACTGTAACATTTTCGGGCACAGAAAATGGTCTGAGGATAAAAACATGGGCAAAGCCTAGCACAGGATTTGTTGCCGGAGTTCTGTTTCAGCATGCAGTAATGATTAATGTCCAAAACCCAATCATAATCGACCAAAATTACTGCCCCAGCGGCAAGTGTCGCGGTCAG GCCTCAGGCGTGAGGATTAGTGATGTGACATACCAAGATGTACATGGAACATCAGCAACTGAAGTTGCTGTAAATTTTGACTGCAGTAAAAAGTATCCATGCAGCCGCATAACTCTGGAAGATGTCAAACTTTCCTACAAGGATCAACCAGCTATGGCTTCATGTATCAATGCAGGCGGATCTTCATCTGGTTTAGTTGAGCCCAAAGCCTGTTTGTAG